A window from Montipora capricornis isolate CH-2021 chromosome 7, ASM3666992v2, whole genome shotgun sequence encodes these proteins:
- the LOC138057120 gene encoding RNA polymerase II-associated protein 3-like — MADALKLQLGVRQNAEELQDILQDLSKWEEEMKVKDNELRTSRIINKQNVPPIRNKAKKKKKKKKQDTPTDASNGNNKQSGKMRINSYDYRSWDKLDVDKVLEEMDEKDEMKTFSSSEDETDDTDEDVEHERRLQRALLEKDKGNTLFKEGKFESAINCYTTGIQLDPTNAVLPANRAMCLLKLKRYGAAEADCNQSLSLDVSYTKAFLRRAAARFQLGRIQEAEADYREVLRLEPNNKQAQDELKNITKLLVPEQKETGMKDKLRENEGDSEKTTAKSKKPLKRIVIEEFGSSSESEEDSEVSTTAQSTPSLITEEERANVQQAVFAGSSLQAENHKSDLKDSPCTLTLISSSVAPSPLATSTTSSQCQSPASKTRPLSTSKTLPVPKSSGQFQSDWRSLQKWPDQLFQYFKNIKPESYSKLFQQSIEPDMLVKILHLLRDFYISNDLPVYKEMKFLSEVKRFGMAVMFLSEKDKKAINDLLQYLRRNVEALGLTEEDVLNLARKYGLVIN; from the exons atggcggatgCACTCAAACTTCAACTTGGCGTTCGCCAAAATGCTGAGGAGTTACAAGATATCCTGCAAGATTTAAGCAAATGGGAAGAGGAAATGAAAGTAAAAGACAACGAGCTTCGTACTTCAAGGATTATTAACAAACAG AATGTTCCTCCCATAAGAAATAAagccaagaaaaagaagaagaagaagaagcaagaTACGCCAACAGATGCTTCAAATGGCAACAACAAACAAAGTGGAAAAATGAGAATAAACTCCTATGACTACAGATCCTGGGACAAATTGGACGTT GATAAGGTGTTAGAAGAGATGGATGAAAAGGATGAGATGAAGACATTTTCCAGCTCTGAAGATGAAACTGATGACACCGATGAAGACGTAGAGCATGAAAGACGATTGCAAAGGGCATTGCTTGAAAAAGACAAG GGGAACACATTGTTTAAGGAAGGCAAGTTTGAATCTGCTATAAACTGCTACACAACTGGAATTCAACTGGATCCAACAAATGCGGTTTTACCTGCCAACAGAGCCAtgtgccttttgaaattaaaaag GTATGGAGCGGCTGAAGCAGACTGCAACCAGTCGTTATCTCTGGATGTATCTTACACCAAGGCGTTTCTGAGAAGGGCTGCAGCACGTTTTCAGCTTGGTAGGATTCAAGAGGCGGAGGCCGACTACAGAGAAGTGCTTAGACTCGAGCCAAACAATAAACAGGCTCAggatgaattaaaaaatattaccAAG TTACTGGTCCCCGAGCAAAAAGAGACAGGAATGAAAGACAAGCTTCGTGAAAATGAAGGAGACTCTGAGAAAACAACAGCTAAATCGAAA AAACCTCTTAAACGAATTGTCATCGAAGAGTTTGGCTCATCAAGTGAATCCGAAGAAGATTCAGAAGTGTCCACGACGGCACAATCAACACCTTCGCTGATAACTGAAGAAGAACGAGCGAATGTACAGCAAGCAGTCTTCGCGGGAAGTTCACTTCAGGCTGAGAACCACAAATCGGACTTGAAAGACAGTCCTTGTACGCTGACATTGATTTCATCATCTGTAGCACCGTCGCCCTTAGCAACATCAACCACATCATCGCAGTGCCAGTCTCCAGCATCCAAAACTCGTCCCCTATCCACTAGCAAGACTCTTCCTGTACCGAAATCATCTGGGCAGTTTCAGTCGGACTGGAGATCGCTACAAAAATGGCCAGATCAACTCTTTCAGTATTTTAAG aatattAAACCAGAATCATATTCCAAGTTGTTCCAACAGTCAATCGAGCCAGATATGTTGGTTAAAATACTTCACCTTCTTCGGGACTTCTACATCTC GAATGATCTTCCCGTatacaaagaaatgaaatttcTTTCTGAAGTCAAACGCTTTGGCATGGCCGTCATGTTCCTGTCAGAAAAGGATAAAAAAG